A DNA window from Bradyrhizobium sp. CCBAU 53421 contains the following coding sequences:
- a CDS encoding EF-hand domain-containing protein gives MISRRSLALTLAAAVLSGPALAASGGRSALKMLDPDNDGTVDLAEAKKAAADLFAKLDPDHDGTLDVRELRGRLTAKELKMADPDHDGTLTLDEYLAVVEQRFKAADPDNDGTLDAKELKSRAGRALLRLLK, from the coding sequence ATGATTTCGCGCCGATCGCTTGCTTTGACTTTGGCTGCTGCCGTCCTGTCAGGTCCGGCTCTGGCCGCATCGGGTGGCCGCAGCGCGCTCAAGATGCTCGATCCCGACAATGACGGCACGGTCGATCTTGCCGAAGCCAAGAAGGCTGCCGCCGATCTGTTCGCGAAGCTCGATCCTGATCACGACGGCACGCTCGACGTCCGCGAATTGCGCGGACGGCTGACCGCGAAAGAGCTCAAGATGGCGGATCCGGATCACGACGGCACCCTGACGCTCGACGAATACCTCGCGGTCGTCGAGCAGCGCTTCAAGGCCGCCGATCCCGACAATGACGGAACGCTGGATGCGAAGGAATTGAAGTCGCGCGCCGGCCGGGCGCTGCTGCGCCTGCTCAAATAG
- a CDS encoding efflux RND transporter permease subunit — MTDGIGSNRSGPQAALVAFAIRFRGIVLALSFALLGYGLFSLGEAKYGVFPEFAPPQVTIQTEAPGLSPEHVEILVTQPIETSINGLAGVESLRSSSIQGLSVVTVVFQPGSDIYRARQLVTERLAVVAARLPQGVQPPSMTPLTPLAGTVLVIGLTSDQRSLMDLRTVADWTVARRLLAVPGVAQVSIYGKDVRSLQVQVRPDDLVRFRVGLNDVLTAARKATGVRGAGFVDTANQRITLQTQGQSLTPDQLARTVLLHEGGASVVLGDVAAVVTAPEPPIGAALIDGVPGIMLMVSQQYGANTREVTTRAEAALQELRPGLEADGVRLHADIFRPANFIDAATENVLNALLIGGALVVVVLFLFLFDWRTSIISCTAIPLSLIAAVLALQWMGETLNTMTLGGLAIAIGEVVDDAVIGVENVVRRLRENRLATAPRSEARVVLEAFLEVRTAVAYATFAVLLVFFPILALSGIAGRLFGPLGIAYIFAVLASLAVALTVTPALSMLLLVGRTGGQRLQEPPAVRWSRRHYQALLRRIGRYPKLVMTAAAALTIAGAAMLPFFGGTFLPDLREGHLILHVSAIPGTSLDESLRIGKLMTDTLRQIPGVRRVAQHAGRAEAGIDTVGPHSSEFEVDLEPGLSGRAQSVTEARIRAALADFPGVSFSSKTYLTERVEETVSGFSAAVVINIYGPDLDSLERAARDVARELDEVAGAVDVQQRSPPGMPQVNVTLRPTDLQRWGLDAVEVLELIRTAYQGDVVGQGYEGNAVFNVIVILDAHARARVTQIGDLPVRTPSGAYILLKQIADVYETSGRYQIQHLNAQRVQTVTANVSGRDLESFVAAAKRKLAREVTLPPGARVEFSGAAEAQARSRHDLIVNTLLAGTGIVVLLAMVTGHWRNLLLVMINLPFAFVGGVFALALTGGLLSLGSMVGFVTLFGITLRNSILMISHYEHLVLVDGRVWGLDTVIEGAADRLVPILMTSLVTGLGLLPLAIGAGEPGREIEGPMAIVILGGLITSMALSLLVLPTLALRYARFKNRPEHAQGA, encoded by the coding sequence ATGACTGACGGCATCGGCTCCAACAGGTCTGGGCCGCAAGCCGCTCTCGTCGCGTTCGCCATCCGCTTCCGCGGCATCGTGCTCGCACTTTCGTTCGCGCTGCTGGGCTACGGCCTGTTCTCGCTCGGCGAGGCCAAATACGGAGTCTTCCCCGAATTCGCACCGCCACAGGTCACGATCCAGACCGAAGCGCCCGGCCTCAGCCCGGAGCACGTCGAGATTCTGGTCACGCAACCGATCGAAACGTCGATCAACGGCTTGGCCGGCGTCGAAAGTCTGCGCTCGTCGTCGATCCAGGGCCTCTCCGTGGTGACGGTCGTGTTCCAGCCAGGCAGCGACATCTACCGCGCGCGCCAATTGGTGACCGAGCGTCTCGCGGTCGTCGCCGCGCGGCTGCCACAAGGCGTACAGCCGCCATCGATGACACCATTGACCCCGCTGGCCGGCACGGTGCTGGTCATTGGCCTGACGTCCGACCAGCGCTCGCTGATGGATTTGCGCACCGTTGCGGACTGGACCGTGGCAAGGCGGCTTCTGGCCGTACCGGGCGTGGCGCAAGTATCGATTTACGGCAAAGACGTCAGGTCTCTGCAAGTCCAGGTCCGCCCGGACGACCTGGTCCGATTCCGGGTCGGCCTGAATGATGTCTTGACCGCTGCGCGCAAGGCCACCGGCGTACGAGGCGCCGGCTTCGTCGATACCGCCAATCAGCGCATCACGCTGCAGACCCAGGGCCAGTCATTGACGCCCGACCAGCTTGCCCGCACCGTCCTTCTGCACGAAGGCGGCGCAAGCGTGGTTCTCGGCGACGTCGCCGCCGTCGTGACCGCGCCCGAGCCGCCGATCGGGGCCGCCCTCATCGACGGCGTGCCTGGCATCATGCTCATGGTGAGCCAGCAATACGGCGCGAACACGCGAGAGGTCACCACGCGGGCGGAAGCCGCCCTGCAAGAGCTGCGACCTGGCCTTGAAGCCGACGGAGTTCGGCTCCATGCCGACATATTCCGCCCCGCCAATTTCATCGACGCGGCGACCGAGAACGTGCTCAACGCCTTGTTGATCGGCGGGGCACTCGTGGTCGTTGTGCTGTTTCTGTTTCTGTTCGACTGGCGCACCTCGATCATCAGTTGCACCGCCATCCCCCTGTCGTTGATCGCGGCCGTGCTCGCACTGCAATGGATGGGGGAAACGCTCAACACGATGACGCTGGGCGGCCTCGCAATCGCGATTGGCGAAGTCGTCGATGACGCCGTGATCGGCGTCGAGAATGTCGTACGCCGATTGCGCGAAAACCGTCTGGCAACGGCGCCGAGATCCGAGGCACGCGTCGTGCTCGAGGCATTCCTCGAGGTGCGGACCGCCGTTGCCTATGCGACGTTTGCGGTGCTGCTGGTGTTCTTTCCGATCCTGGCGCTCTCCGGCATTGCCGGCCGTCTCTTCGGCCCCCTGGGCATCGCCTACATCTTCGCCGTGCTCGCCTCGCTCGCGGTTGCCCTTACGGTGACGCCGGCGCTCTCCATGCTGCTCCTCGTCGGAAGAACCGGCGGACAGCGCCTGCAAGAGCCACCCGCGGTGCGGTGGTCTCGTCGCCACTACCAGGCCTTGCTGCGTCGTATCGGCCGTTACCCGAAGCTGGTGATGACGGCAGCCGCGGCTTTGACGATCGCCGGCGCGGCGATGCTGCCTTTCTTCGGCGGGACCTTCCTGCCGGATCTGCGGGAAGGCCATCTGATTCTGCACGTCTCCGCGATCCCCGGCACCTCGCTCGACGAATCGCTTCGTATCGGCAAACTGATGACCGATACGCTCCGACAAATCCCCGGTGTGCGGCGGGTGGCGCAGCATGCAGGCCGGGCCGAGGCCGGCATCGACACGGTCGGTCCGCATTCCAGCGAGTTCGAGGTCGACCTGGAGCCGGGGCTCTCGGGTCGGGCACAATCCGTAACGGAAGCCCGCATCAGGGCCGCTCTTGCCGACTTCCCAGGGGTTTCCTTCTCGAGCAAGACCTACCTGACGGAACGCGTCGAGGAGACCGTCTCCGGCTTCAGCGCGGCGGTGGTCATCAACATCTACGGGCCCGATCTCGATTCGCTCGAGCGCGCTGCGCGCGACGTCGCGCGGGAACTGGATGAGGTCGCGGGCGCCGTCGACGTGCAGCAACGATCCCCACCGGGGATGCCGCAGGTCAATGTGACGCTTCGCCCGACGGACCTGCAGCGCTGGGGGCTCGATGCGGTCGAAGTCCTCGAGCTGATCCGCACCGCCTATCAGGGTGACGTCGTCGGCCAGGGATATGAAGGCAACGCCGTCTTCAACGTCATCGTGATCCTCGATGCGCACGCGCGCGCCCGAGTCACTCAGATCGGTGACCTACCGGTGCGCACGCCGAGCGGCGCTTACATTCTGCTGAAGCAAATCGCCGACGTCTACGAGACCTCGGGCCGCTATCAGATCCAGCACCTGAATGCGCAGCGCGTTCAGACCGTAACGGCGAATGTCAGCGGACGCGATCTCGAATCCTTCGTGGCCGCCGCCAAGCGCAAGCTGGCCCGCGAGGTCACGCTGCCGCCGGGTGCTCGTGTGGAATTTTCCGGAGCGGCCGAGGCCCAAGCCCGCTCGCGGCACGATCTCATCGTCAACACCTTGCTGGCCGGGACAGGGATCGTCGTCCTGCTTGCGATGGTTACTGGGCACTGGCGAAATCTGTTGCTGGTCATGATCAACTTGCCGTTCGCCTTTGTCGGCGGTGTGTTCGCCTTGGCGTTGACCGGTGGCCTGCTTTCGCTCGGGTCGATGGTCGGCTTCGTGACGCTGTTCGGAATCACGCTGCGCAACTCCATCCTCATGATCTCGCACTACGAGCACCTCGTCCTGGTCGACGGTCGCGTGTGGGGCCTGGATACCGTGATCGAGGGCGCAGCCGACCGTCTCGTCCCGATCCTGATGACGTCCCTCGTGACCGGCCTGGGATTGCTGCCGCTCGCGATCGGCGCAGGAGAACCGGGACGTGAAATCGAGGGCCCGATGGCGATCGTCATCCTTGGGGGTCTGATCACTTCGATGGCGCTGAGTCTGCTGGTGCTGCCTACCCTCGCGCTTCGATATGCGCGTTTCAAGAACCGCCCTGAGCACGCGCAAGGCGCGTGA
- a CDS encoding efflux RND transporter periplasmic adaptor subunit — MALTETSWRGVAVAVCLLALVAGAWPLTGQVRRAAAEPLPDKPDSSRTEPSRTANSDQAVVKLTPGQQGQVGLETAVVEAAPHPEQFRAYGAVLDISRITELTNSYANAQAQLQTAQAKLEVAKSAFDRTKNLVESAALPKKEAETAEGTLRTDKAALAAAESQLRTLAATAQQEWGPVIGRGIVERSPTVVKLIERDQFLVQVTLPPGVSVTGTPGAALAQAPTRNANIDLQYISPATRTDPRIQGLSYFFSAPGDSGLLPGMNTTVYVPSGNTYEGVFIEDTAIVRWQGRSWIYLRVSADSFRRYPISTDQPVSDDDYVVRDIPSGSEIVIRGAQVLLSEEAKSQLRGGDDND; from the coding sequence ATGGCTCTTACGGAAACCTCCTGGCGCGGCGTCGCGGTCGCTGTGTGCTTGCTGGCGCTCGTCGCGGGCGCTTGGCCTCTCACGGGTCAAGTCCGGCGCGCAGCGGCGGAGCCGTTGCCGGACAAACCGGATTCGAGCCGCACCGAGCCTTCCCGCACCGCAAACAGCGACCAGGCCGTGGTCAAGCTGACGCCCGGCCAGCAGGGACAGGTCGGGCTCGAAACCGCCGTTGTCGAAGCCGCCCCGCATCCTGAGCAATTCCGCGCATACGGAGCAGTGCTGGACATCTCCCGCATTACGGAGCTCACCAACAGCTACGCCAATGCGCAGGCGCAACTTCAGACAGCACAGGCCAAGCTCGAAGTCGCGAAGAGCGCATTCGACCGGACCAAGAATCTGGTCGAGTCCGCCGCGCTCCCGAAAAAGGAAGCCGAAACCGCGGAAGGAACGTTGCGGACCGACAAGGCGGCGCTTGCCGCGGCGGAATCGCAGCTCAGGACCCTCGCGGCGACGGCGCAGCAGGAGTGGGGGCCGGTGATCGGCCGCGGAATCGTCGAGCGCTCGCCGACCGTGGTCAAGCTGATCGAGCGCGATCAGTTTCTGGTTCAGGTGACGCTGCCGCCCGGCGTGAGCGTCACCGGAACTCCGGGAGCGGCTCTGGCGCAAGCGCCGACCCGAAATGCCAATATCGATCTCCAGTACATCTCCCCGGCAACACGCACCGACCCCCGTATTCAGGGCTTGAGCTATTTCTTCTCGGCTCCCGGCGACAGCGGCCTGCTGCCCGGCATGAACACCACCGTCTATGTGCCGTCCGGCAACACTTACGAAGGCGTGTTCATCGAGGATACGGCGATTGTGCGATGGCAGGGGCGATCGTGGATTTACCTGCGCGTGAGCGCCGACAGCTTCCGACGGTACCCGATCAGCACGGATCAGCCGGTTTCGGATGACGACTACGTCGTCCGAGACATCCCATCGGGATCCGAAATCGTGATCCGGGGCGCACAGGTCTTGCTGTCCGAGGAGGCCAAGAGCCAGCTTCGGGGCGGCGATGACAATGACTGA
- a CDS encoding methanol/ethanol family PQQ-dependent dehydrogenase, translating to MRRIALAASLVILASYGASAQTNEQLVKGATDTSNVLNYGMGYNLQRFSTLNQINKDTVKNLVPVWNYSLNDDRSEESQPLVYQGVLYVTTHNATIAIDAKTGKQIWKTKVEYPAETPRIVCCGIINRGAALYDGKLFRTTLDANVIALDAKTGKELWREKAADIKEGYSMTVAPLVADGVVITGISGAEFGTRGFIDGWDPATGKRLWRTYSIPTPDEPGGDTWKGDTWKLGGGSTWITGSYDAELNTVYWGIGNPGPFNSAVRPGDNLYTCSVLALDPKTGKIKWHYQFSPNNPFDYDSVAEMVLADMNVEGKPTKVLMDANRNGFFYVLDRTNGKLLAANPYVNVNWATGVDPKTGRPIETDVAKDARDGKKVTVYPSILGGKNWEPMSFNPQTGLAYANTLAFGGKYKSEPVTFKQGEWYLGMDLTDPWEWGTGPRGHLKAIDPMTGKAKWEAPSDIPRFSGVLSTAGGVVFSGQLTGEFEAFDADTGKKLWQFQTGSGIEGQPVTWQQDGVQYVAVTSGYGGVYSLFSGDERLAKVPPGGSLWVFAVKN from the coding sequence ATGAGACGCATTGCGCTGGCCGCAAGCCTCGTGATTCTTGCATCTTATGGTGCAAGCGCTCAGACCAACGAGCAGTTGGTCAAGGGTGCGACTGATACATCGAACGTTCTCAACTACGGAATGGGCTACAACCTTCAGCGCTTCTCGACGCTGAACCAGATCAACAAGGACACCGTCAAGAACCTGGTCCCGGTCTGGAATTACAGCCTGAACGACGACCGCAGCGAGGAATCGCAGCCGCTCGTCTACCAGGGCGTCCTTTACGTCACCACGCACAACGCCACGATCGCGATCGACGCCAAGACCGGCAAGCAGATCTGGAAGACCAAGGTCGAGTATCCCGCCGAGACGCCGCGCATCGTCTGCTGCGGCATCATCAATCGCGGCGCGGCTTTGTATGACGGCAAGCTGTTCCGCACCACGCTCGACGCCAATGTGATCGCGCTCGATGCCAAGACCGGCAAGGAGCTGTGGCGCGAAAAGGCAGCGGACATCAAGGAAGGCTACTCGATGACGGTGGCGCCGCTGGTTGCCGACGGCGTCGTGATCACCGGCATCTCCGGCGCGGAATTCGGCACCCGCGGCTTCATCGACGGCTGGGATCCAGCGACCGGCAAGCGCCTCTGGCGTACCTACTCGATCCCCACTCCCGACGAGCCCGGTGGTGACACCTGGAAGGGCGACACCTGGAAGCTGGGCGGCGGATCGACCTGGATCACCGGCTCCTACGATGCCGAACTGAACACCGTGTATTGGGGCATCGGCAATCCCGGACCGTTCAACTCGGCAGTGCGCCCGGGCGACAACCTCTACACCTGCTCGGTGCTCGCGCTCGATCCGAAGACCGGCAAGATCAAGTGGCACTACCAGTTCTCGCCGAACAATCCGTTCGACTATGACTCGGTGGCCGAAATGGTGCTTGCCGACATGAACGTCGAGGGCAAGCCGACCAAGGTGCTGATGGATGCCAACCGCAACGGCTTCTTCTACGTGCTCGACCGCACCAACGGGAAGCTGCTCGCGGCCAATCCCTATGTGAACGTCAACTGGGCCACCGGAGTGGACCCGAAGACCGGACGGCCGATCGAGACCGACGTCGCCAAGGATGCACGTGACGGCAAGAAGGTCACGGTCTACCCGTCGATCCTCGGCGGCAAGAACTGGGAGCCGATGTCGTTCAATCCGCAGACCGGCCTCGCCTACGCCAACACGCTCGCCTTCGGCGGCAAGTACAAGTCCGAACCGGTGACGTTCAAGCAGGGCGAATGGTATCTCGGCATGGACCTCACCGATCCCTGGGAATGGGGCACCGGACCGCGCGGCCATCTCAAGGCGATCGATCCGATGACCGGCAAGGCGAAGTGGGAAGCGCCGAGCGATATTCCGCGCTTCTCCGGCGTGCTCTCCACCGCGGGCGGCGTGGTGTTCTCCGGTCAGCTCACCGGCGAATTCGAGGCGTTCGACGCCGACACCGGCAAGAAGCTCTGGCAGTTCCAGACCGGCTCGGGCATCGAAGGACAACCCGTGACCTGGCAGCAGGACGGCGTGCAGTATGTCGCTGTCACCTCGGGCTATGGCGGCGTCTATTCGCTGTTCTCGGGCGACGAGCGGCTTGCCAAGGTCCCACCCGGCGGCTCGCTGTGGGTTTTCGCGGTCAAGAACTGA
- a CDS encoding MmgE/PrpD family protein yields the protein MNRRAFLGRTAMAFPASLALGSSWFEGSCLVSPALAAEDGGDQRTPLEQGFAEFALSIRYDALPQDVVASAKRVLLDTLGCAFGAVGSEPANIAEATIRKTFGNGSAATIVGYPQRATVEGTLFVNGVLVRSLDMNDTYIGTEPLHPSELLPTALALCEEQARSGRDLIEAMVAGYEASMRVNDAISFIERGFHPLCAASYGIPLIAGKIWGLPKEAIANAVGISGARGFTSFVVNSGAISMMKAMGLAATAADGVFATRLAAQGFTGPSGTLEWLASKMKPAKDGFAVDLKLTRYRLPRVAFKRFPVQIELQAVAEAGVSLSGTIKGRTDDIRSITVETYPGIIERVADPPKFRPQTKGTADHSLPVCLAMALLDGDVTVSQFEKDRWREQDVVALVEKTSVKPAQQLIAKLPKGRGVSVEIVLADGRSLRETVEIAEGDAERPLSRPSLERKFLNFAVPVVGKAGAERVMSLVDGLEDLSDVRELTRALEGPGKQNPM from the coding sequence ATGAATCGTCGTGCCTTCTTGGGCCGAACCGCAATGGCCTTTCCCGCAAGTCTCGCTTTGGGCAGCTCCTGGTTCGAGGGCTCTTGTTTGGTGAGTCCGGCGCTTGCTGCCGAAGATGGCGGCGACCAAAGAACGCCGCTCGAGCAGGGATTTGCAGAATTTGCGCTGTCCATCAGATACGACGCGCTCCCACAAGATGTGGTCGCCTCGGCCAAGCGCGTGCTTCTTGACACGCTCGGCTGCGCATTTGGCGCCGTGGGATCGGAGCCCGCAAACATCGCCGAGGCAACCATCCGGAAGACCTTCGGCAATGGCAGCGCTGCAACAATCGTCGGCTACCCGCAGCGGGCGACCGTTGAAGGCACCCTGTTCGTCAATGGAGTGCTCGTCCGCTCTCTCGACATGAACGACACCTATATCGGCACCGAACCGCTTCACCCGAGCGAGTTGCTGCCAACGGCGCTTGCGCTCTGCGAAGAGCAAGCGCGTAGCGGACGCGATCTCATTGAGGCGATGGTTGCCGGCTATGAGGCAAGCATGCGCGTCAACGATGCAATTTCGTTCATCGAACGCGGCTTCCACCCACTGTGCGCCGCCTCGTACGGCATCCCTCTGATCGCGGGCAAGATATGGGGCTTGCCGAAGGAGGCGATTGCAAATGCGGTCGGGATTTCCGGCGCACGAGGTTTCACGAGTTTTGTCGTAAACAGCGGCGCGATCAGCATGATGAAAGCCATGGGACTCGCCGCAACCGCGGCCGACGGCGTCTTCGCGACCCGGCTCGCGGCACAGGGCTTTACGGGCCCCTCCGGCACGCTGGAATGGCTGGCGTCGAAAATGAAGCCTGCCAAGGATGGCTTTGCCGTCGACCTCAAGCTTACTCGCTACCGCCTGCCCCGCGTCGCATTCAAGCGCTTCCCCGTTCAGATCGAGTTGCAGGCTGTGGCGGAGGCTGGCGTGTCATTGAGTGGAACGATCAAAGGCCGAACCGACGACATCCGTTCGATCACGGTCGAAACTTATCCCGGGATCATCGAGCGCGTTGCGGATCCACCGAAATTCCGGCCGCAGACAAAGGGCACCGCCGATCACAGCCTTCCAGTTTGCCTTGCCATGGCTCTTCTCGACGGCGATGTGACAGTCTCGCAATTCGAGAAAGACCGCTGGCGAGAACAGGACGTGGTGGCCTTGGTTGAGAAGACGTCGGTGAAGCCCGCACAGCAACTCATCGCGAAACTACCGAAGGGACGCGGCGTCAGCGTCGAGATTGTCCTCGCGGATGGCCGGTCCCTGCGCGAGACTGTCGAGATTGCCGAAGGGGACGCCGAACGCCCGCTCTCGCGCCCGTCGCTCGAGCGGAAATTCCTGAACTTTGCCGTCCCTGTGGTCGGCAAAGCCGGTGCTGAGCGCGTCATGTCACTTGTCGATGGTCTCGAAGACCTGAGTGATGTCAGGGAATTGACCCGCGCCCTTGAGGGGCCGGGAAAGCAGAACCCGATGTGA
- a CDS encoding flagellin has product MMMRVATFAQSEQMISSALRVQSVMANEQVQESSGLQSEDFGGYGSGAGRVINLQVSVTRAQSYIDASNLADNKVQAMYSAVGSVTDIITQLRTQLSAATTGSSTATASVINYAQQAISQMQGLLNTQYDGEYVFSGARTDTAPADLSTFGTGTGSLTTSDTSYYKGDSEIASVRVSDSQSVSYGVTADNPAFEQVMRLLKYVGNSTALSSSDISQALDLASNALDATSTVQAKLSTAAAQIETASTDQSDYQNFAKTLSTNLTSVDVAAVTAQLSTYQAQLTASYSAISKIQSMNLASYLR; this is encoded by the coding sequence ATGATGATGCGTGTTGCCACCTTCGCGCAATCGGAGCAGATGATATCAAGCGCGCTGCGGGTGCAGTCGGTGATGGCCAATGAGCAGGTTCAGGAGTCCTCCGGGCTGCAGTCCGAGGATTTCGGCGGCTACGGTTCCGGCGCCGGGCGCGTGATCAATCTGCAGGTCTCGGTGACGCGCGCCCAGTCCTATATCGATGCCAGCAATCTCGCCGACAACAAGGTGCAGGCGATGTATTCGGCGGTCGGCTCGGTGACCGATATCATCACGCAGCTTCGGACCCAGCTCAGCGCCGCCACGACCGGCAGCAGCACGGCAACGGCATCGGTGATCAACTATGCCCAGCAGGCGATCTCGCAGATGCAGGGGCTGCTCAACACCCAGTATGACGGCGAATACGTCTTCAGCGGCGCCCGCACCGATACCGCCCCGGCAGACCTGTCGACATTCGGGACCGGCACCGGCTCGCTGACGACATCGGATACCAGCTACTACAAGGGCGACAGCGAGATCGCGTCGGTGCGCGTTTCGGATAGCCAGTCGGTTTCCTACGGCGTCACCGCCGACAATCCGGCCTTCGAGCAGGTCATGCGGCTGCTGAAGTATGTCGGCAACAGCACGGCGTTGTCGTCCAGCGACATCTCGCAGGCGCTCGACCTCGCCAGCAATGCGCTGGATGCAACGTCCACGGTGCAGGCAAAGCTTTCGACCGCGGCGGCGCAGATCGAGACCGCCAGCACGGACCAGAGCGACTATCAGAACTTTGCCAAGACCCTGTCGACCAACCTGACCAGCGTCGACGTCGCCGCGGTGACGGCGCAGCTCTCGACCTATCAGGCGCAGCTGACGGCATCCTATTCGGCGATCTCCAAGATCCAGAGCATGAACCTGGCGAGCTACCTGCGATAG
- a CDS encoding cytochrome c has protein sequence MISLIPAAAQQASAIDLEGQADQGKVTYAKNCSHCHGPNMVNSGTITPDLRAFPGDKTRFVTTVKQGKNGKMPPWADILSEQEIADVWAFLSSRRTQ, from the coding sequence TTGATCTCGTTGATCCCGGCAGCCGCACAGCAAGCCAGTGCAATCGACCTCGAGGGTCAGGCCGACCAGGGCAAGGTCACCTACGCCAAGAACTGCTCGCATTGCCATGGGCCCAACATGGTCAACTCCGGCACCATCACGCCGGATTTGCGCGCGTTTCCCGGCGACAAGACCCGCTTCGTGACCACCGTGAAGCAAGGCAAGAACGGCAAGATGCCGCCCTGGGCCGACATCCTGAGCGAGCAGGAGATCGCCGACGTCTGGGCCTTCCTGTCGAGCCGGAGAACCCAATGA
- a CDS encoding ABC transporter substrate-binding protein, translated as MRALLAGAATALLLAMTAAAHAAGEQLKVCLDEDLPPLSAHHRGKPDAGFDVALAQVIAERLGRPLKIQWFESKLDEDSSPALEANALLSDGRCSLVGGYALTTDSLKAPGVATAKLPDFDGATRDDRRRRIPIGVLAPSQPYIYSPMTVVLGPKAKDKLKDHKISDIGDLAGLRLTIESGTLGDAILMTFDKGKLIEDITHLVPGRSDLLGELERGEFDATLLDLRRFDAYRTDHPDTKITASGYYYPIGANRGYVALDTDKALLDAVNKVLSDLQAKGAIAELGKAAGLTWLPPREPIILGDVWLKILNR; from the coding sequence ATGAGAGCGCTTCTGGCGGGCGCGGCGACAGCCTTGCTTCTCGCCATGACGGCGGCAGCGCATGCCGCCGGCGAGCAGCTCAAAGTATGCCTCGACGAGGATCTTCCGCCGTTGTCGGCACATCACCGCGGCAAGCCGGATGCCGGCTTCGACGTCGCGCTCGCGCAAGTGATCGCCGAGCGGCTCGGACGGCCGCTCAAGATCCAGTGGTTCGAGAGCAAGCTCGATGAGGATTCGAGCCCGGCGCTGGAAGCCAATGCGTTGCTGTCGGACGGGCGCTGCTCGCTGGTCGGCGGCTACGCCCTCACCACGGATTCGCTGAAGGCGCCGGGCGTGGCGACGGCCAAGCTGCCGGACTTCGATGGCGCCACCCGCGACGATCGCCGCCGGCGGATCCCGATCGGGGTGCTGGCGCCAAGCCAGCCCTACATCTATTCGCCGATGACCGTCGTGCTCGGTCCCAAGGCCAAGGACAAGCTCAAGGACCACAAGATCTCCGATATCGGCGATCTCGCCGGCCTTCGCCTGACGATCGAAAGCGGCACGCTGGGCGACGCCATTCTGATGACCTTCGACAAGGGAAAGCTGATCGAAGACATCACCCACCTCGTTCCCGGCCGTAGCGACCTGCTTGGAGAGCTCGAACGCGGTGAATTCGACGCGACGCTGCTCGACCTGCGCCGATTCGACGCCTACCGCACCGATCATCCGGACACCAAGATCACGGCCTCCGGCTATTACTATCCGATCGGTGCCAATCGCGGTTACGTCGCGCTCGATACCGACAAGGCGCTGCTGGATGCCGTCAACAAGGTGCTGTCCGACCTGCAAGCGAAAGGCGCGATCGCCGAGCTTGGCAAGGCGGCAGGCCTCACCTGGCTGCCCCCGCGCGAGCCGATCATCCTCGGCGATGTCTGGCTGAAGATCCTGAACCGCTGA
- the pqqA gene encoding pyrroloquinoline quinone precursor peptide PqqA: MAWKTPKIVEVPVGMEINMYACAARK, translated from the coding sequence ATGGCCTGGAAAACACCGAAGATCGTCGAAGTGCCGGTCGGCATGGAAATCAACATGTACGCCTGCGCAGCGCGCAAGTAA
- a CDS encoding ABC transporter ATP-binding protein, with product MQLEVNITGKSFASAAGKRHDVLDKITFTLNAGEVGVLFGPSGCGKSTLLRILAGLDGNYQGHVTRSPGMRLGMVFQEPRLLPWRTVEENVRLAAPHVDDGTLSALFEVLDLSAHRNHFPAELSLGLARRVALARAFAIEPDFLVLDEPLASLDNALAGRLRDQVATLVASRKMMTLLVTHDLDDAVRLGDRLFFLSPRPARILHVETIATPRATRGEAEIDEIKRQLSQLDLANM from the coding sequence GTGCAGCTTGAGGTCAATATCACCGGCAAGAGCTTTGCGAGCGCCGCCGGAAAGCGGCACGACGTGCTCGACAAAATCACCTTCACACTGAACGCCGGCGAGGTCGGCGTGCTGTTCGGACCGTCGGGTTGCGGCAAGAGCACCCTGCTCAGGATTCTCGCCGGCCTCGACGGCAACTACCAGGGCCATGTCACGCGATCGCCCGGCATGCGCCTTGGCATGGTGTTCCAGGAGCCGCGGCTATTGCCGTGGCGCACCGTGGAGGAGAATGTGCGGCTTGCCGCCCCGCACGTCGACGACGGCACGCTGTCGGCGCTGTTCGAGGTGCTCGACTTGAGCGCGCATCGCAACCACTTCCCCGCTGAGCTGTCGCTCGGCCTCGCCCGCCGCGTCGCGCTCGCCCGCGCCTTCGCCATAGAACCGGACTTCCTCGTCCTCGACGAGCCGCTGGCCTCGCTCGACAATGCGCTTGCAGGGCGGCTGCGCGACCAGGTCGCCACGCTGGTGGCGAGCCGCAAGATGATGACGCTCCTGGTCACCCACGATCTCGATGACGCAGTCCGCCTCGGCGATCGCCTGTTCTTCCTGTCGCCGCGACCTGCTCGAATCCTTCACGTCGAAACCATCGCCACGCCGCGCGCGACACGCGGCGAGGCGGAGATCGACGAAATCAAGCGGCAGCTCTCGCAGTTGGACCTTGCAAATATGTGA